The Pseudomonas entomophila genome segment GCCACACCCAGCACAGTGCCCATCGCGGCGATGGTGCCGAAGTCGTAGTAGCCCACCTTGTAGGCCAACGAGGCGCGCGGCGCCGGAGCCTTCTTCAGCGATTCGGGGTCGACACAGTAATGTGCCGGCACGAAGACATTGCTGCATTCGAAGTGGTTGCTGCCGGTGCCGCGCATGCCCATCACATCCCAGGTCTTGAGGATGCGGCATTCGCTGCGTGGCACGAAGAGCATGCGCACCTGTGGCTGCGAGCCATCGGCGACTTCCTGCTTGAGGGTGGCGGTACACACCAGCCAGTCGGCATGGGCCGAGCCGCTGGCAAAGCCCCATTTGCCGCTGACGCGGTAGCCACCTTCGACGGCAATGGCTTCGCCGCCCGAGTGGATCGCGCCGACCACGAAGCCGTTGCACCCGCTATAGATCGCCTGCGCGGCCTGCTCGGGGAGGTAGTCGGCCAGGCGGCCCATGGCAACCTGCACCATCACCTGCCACGACACCGAAGCGTCGAGGGCGGCGAGGCGCTGGACGATCTGCGAGATGACCCGCATGTCCAGTTGCTGGCCACCGAAGGCCTTGCTCACGCACAGGCGGGAAAAGCCCAGCTTGAACAGCTCGGCCATGACTTCAGGGTGGGTTTCGCCGTGCTCTTCGGCGTAGTCGCGGTGCCGCAGGATCAGCGGCCTGACCGCCTCGATACGGGCCATCCATTCTTCTGCCTCGGCAGGCAGGTCACGCCACTGCATCAATGTCTTCATGTTCAGCTCCTTGCTGTGTGGGATGAATCCTGGGTCCGTGTCGACATCGAACGAGGCCAATGTACGCATACAGTCGTACTGTTGCAACCCCCTCGTACAATCTTTCTATAAAGCGTGTTTGGAAACTCTGGAGACAGGTATTCAGGCGTGAGCGCCGGCAAACATCAGGCAACAGCTTCGATCGGCGGGATATCTGTAGGGCTGCCGACAGAAAGGCACGGCGCCTCGCGCCGTGCCCTGGGGCGGGTTTCAACGTTCGTCGAAGGGGATACCGCCCTTGGCTTTGTCGCCGGGCGGAGCCTCGACGATCTGCACCACCACGTGCTCACGGGCGATCTCGAAGCTGTTGGCCACCGCCTCGGTCACCGAGCGCAGCAGTTTTTTCTTCTGCAGGTCGGAACGGCCTGCGGTTGCATAGACGATCACTTCTGGCATGTCGCTTTTCCTTTGCATGGGGTCCATGGGTGCCGCCAGCGGTGTGCCAGCGAAAGGACGATCATACGCCGGGGAAAAGGAGTTGAACAGTTCGCGTACATGCGTACAATCACGACATTCGTCACACTTCAGGAGGCAAGGATGCAATTTGGAATCTACAGCGTTGGCGACGTGACCCGCGACCCGACCACAGGCCGTATCCCCAGCGAGGCCGAGCGCCTGTCGGCGATGGTGCGCATCGCCCTCAAGGCCGAAGAGGTCGGCCTGGACGTGTTCGCCACCGGCGAGCACCACAACCCACCGTTCGTGACCTCGTCGCCCACCACCCTGCTGGCGTTCATCGCCGCGCAGACCTCACGCCTGATCCTCTCCACCTCGACCACGCTGATCACCACCAACGACCCGGTGCGCCTGGCCGAGGAATACGCAGTGCTGCAGCACCTGTCGGGCGGGCGTATGGACCTGATGCTCGGCCGCGGCAATACCGCGCCGGTCTACCCCTGGTTCGGCAAGGACATCATGCAGGGCCTGCCACTGGCGCTGGACAACTACGACCTGCTGCACCGCCTGTGGCGAGAAGAGAACATCAACTGGGAAGGCCGCTTCCGCACCCCACTGCACCGGTTCACTTCGATTCCCCGACCGCTGGACAACCTGCCGCCCTTCGTCTGGCATGGCTCGATCCGTACCCCGGAGATCGCCGAGCAGGCGGCGCGCCATGGCGATGGTTTCTTTGCCAGCCATATCCTCTGGCCCAAGGGGCACTTCCAGCGCATGGTGGCCTTCTACCGCTCGCGATTCGCCCACTACGGCCACGGCACCCCGCAACAGGCCATGGTCGGGCTGGGCGGGCACATCTACGTCAACCGCCAGTCCCAGGTCGCCCGCGAACGCTTCCGCCCGTTCTTCGACAACGCGCCGGTGTATGGCCATGGGCCTTCACTGGAAGAGTTCATGCGCGAGACGCCACTGTCGGTTGGCAGCCCCCAGGAGATCATCGACAAGACCCTGACCTTCCGCGAGCAGTTCGGCGACTACCAGCGCCAGCTGTTCCTGTTCGACCATGCCGGTATTCCCCTGCCGGAGGTGCTGGACATGCTGGAGCTGTTCGGCAGCGAGATCCTGCCGGTGCTGCGCCGGGAAACCGCCAAGGGGCGCAACCCCGGCGCGGCCGAGCCGCCGACCCACGCCGGGCGCCTCGCCCAGCGCGAACAACGCGTGGAGTAACCAGGCCCGGGCGGCTTACTCGAACAACGCATCCAGCGCCTGTTCAAGGCGGGTCACGGCGATCACCTGCAGACCCGCCGGTGCTTCCTTCGGGGCGTTGCCCTTGGGCACGATGGCGCGCTTGAAGCCATGCTTGGCCGCTTCCTTCAAGCGCTCCTGGCCACTAGGGACCGGGCGCACCTCGCCCGACAGGCCGATCTCGCCGAACACCAGCAGGCCGTGGGCCAGCGGTCGGTTGCGCAGGCTGGACATCACCGCCGCCAGCAGCGCCAGGTCTGAAGCGGTCTCCAGCACCTTGACCCCGCCGACCACGTTGAGGAACACATCCTGATCGTGGGTGGGGATACCGCCATGCCGGTGCAGCACCGCCAGCAGCATGGCCAGGCGGTTCTGGTCCAGGCCCAGAGTTACCCGGCGCGGGTTGGCCAGGTGGCTGTCGTCGACCAATGCCTGCACCTCCACCAGCATTGGCCGGGTCCCCTCCCAGGTGGCCATGACCACGCTGCCTGGCACTTCTTCCTGGGTGCGGTTGAGGAAGATCGCCGAAGGGTTGGAGACCTCTTTCAGGCCGCGGTCGGTCATGCCGAACACGCCCAGCTCGTTGACCGCGCCAAAGCGGTTCTTCACCGCCCGCAGCAGGCGCAGGCGGCCATCGGACTCGCCCTCGAAATACAGCACGGTGTCGACCATGTGTTCCAGCACCCGTGGGCCGGCGAGCGAACCTTCCTTGGTGACATGGCCGACCAGGAAGATCGCCGTGCCGCTCTGCTTGGCGTAGCGCACCAGCAGCGCCGTGCTCTCGCGCACCTGGGCCACGCCGCCGGGGGCCGACTGCAACTGCTCGGTGAAGATGGTCTGGATCGAGTCGATCACCATCACCCGCGGCTTTTCCACGCGCGCGGTGGCGATGATGGTCTCGATGCAGGTCTCGGTCATCACCTTGAGCTGGTCCTGGGGCAAGCCCAGGCGCCGCGAACGCATGGCCACCTGCTGCTGCGACTCCTCGCCGGTGACGTACAGCGCAGGCATCTGCACGGCGATGTTGCACAAGGTCTGCAGGAGGATGGTCGACTTGCCGATGCCAGGGTCGCCACCGATCAACACCACGGAGCCATCCACCAGGCCTCCACCGAGCACTCGATCCAATTCGGTGCTGCTGGTGGTGAAGCGCGGGATCTCCTCGACGCTCACCTCGGCCAGGGTCTTGATCTGTGCCTGCTGCCCGGTCCAGCCTGCACGGCCGCTCGGTGCGGCAGCGCCACCGCTTTCGATCATGGTTTCGACCAGGGTGTTCCAGGCACCGCAGTCGCCGCACTGGCCGGCCCACTTGGGGAACGTCGCGCCGCACTCGGTGCAGCCATACAAGCGCTTGGCCTTGGCCATGGGCGGGGTCTCCTGGAAAAAACCGCCATGATAGCCGAACACGGACGTGTCCCGGAGGCCTCGAAGGGCGACAAAACTATTCGCTCTAAGCACAGTCATTAGCTGCGAACGTCACGCATGAAGCGTTTTAGTGGCTTACACTGCGTTTACCTCTCCATTCGTAACAAAGGAATACAGCATGGGCATGCTCAGTGAATTCAAGGCCTTCGCGGTCAAGGGAAATGTCGTCGACATGGCGGTGGGTATCATCATCGGCGCGGCGTTCGGCAAGATCGTCTCGTCCTTCGTCGGCGACGTGATCATGCCCCCCATTGGCCTGCTGATCGGCGGTGTGGACTTCAGCGACCTGGCCATTACGCTCAAGGCCGCCGAAGGCGATGTGCCGGCCGTGGTGTTGGCTTATGGCAAGTTCATCCAGACCATCCTCGACTTCATCATCGTCGCCTTCGCCATTTTCATGGGGGTCAAGGTGATCAACCGCCTCAAGCGCGAAGAAGCCGTGGCACCGACCGCACCGCCGGTACCAAGCGCCGAAGAGACCCTGCTGACCGAGATTCGCGACCTGCTCAAGACGCAGAACCGCCAGCCCTGACCTACGACGCACCCTGTAGGAGCCAGCCTTGCTGGCGAACGAACGCGCGACGGTTTCAATGACATGCCATGGCCGGTTCGCCAGCAAAGCTGGCTCCTACAGAGAAACACCGCGCATCACCAGTAATTCTCCACCGCCACCTGGCCAGGACGCTTGCTCAGGCTCAGTTGCAGGTCGCGGGCCTTCAGCACCTTGCGCGTCTCATCGATCATGTCCGGGTTGCCGCAGAGCATGATTCGCGAGTGTTCCGGTGACAACGCCAGCCCCGCAGCTTTCTCCAGCTCGCCATTCTCGATCAGTGTGGTGATACGTGCATTCAATGCACCCGGGTGCTGCTCGCGGGTCACCACCGGAATGAACTGCAACTTGCCGGCGAACTCGGCCAGATGGTCACGTTGCTCCAGGCCGGCGATCTCCTCCCGATAAGCCAGTTCCTTGACCTCGCGCACCGAGTACACCAGTTTGATGTTGTCGAAACGTTCCCAGGCCTCGAAGTCCTGGAGAATCGACATGAAGGGCGCAATGCCAGTCCCCGTGGCCAACAACCACAGGTCACGGCCACCGACAAACCGATCCAGGGTCAGGTAGCCAAACGCCTGGCGGTCGATCAGCAATGTGTCGCCCTCGCCCAGTCGGCTGAGTTCGCTGGTGAACTCGCCGCCTGGAACCACGATGGAAAAGAAATCGAGGAATTCGTCGTGAGGGGCACTGACCATGGAGTAGGCACGCCAGACCACGCTGCCGTCAGACTTGGTCACCCCCAGGCGAGCGAACTGCCCGGCGCGAAAGCGAAACCCGGCGTCGCGGCTGACCCGCAGGCTGAACAGGTTGGGGGTCAAGGGCTGGACGTCGAGCAGGGTCTGGCGGGTGAACTTGTCGGCACTGGCGGACATGACGGGCTCCATCGATCGGGTACGCCCAGTGTCGCGCAATGCGGCCAGGATAAACACCGGTGGTTTGTAGGGTATCGTCAATGGCCTACAACAAACTACTTAAAAACCGACACAGCTATAGCAAAAAAACTGAGCACAGAACGAGGACATTTCCTACACTTCGATCCGTGCGGCGTAAATATTGGATCCATGGCATACCTACGGAGCTTCACCGATGCCTTACTGGAAGAGCGAAACCATGCAGTTATTGCTGGAGGAGCGTGACCCAAAGAAGCTGTTTGATCGGGCAGCGGACATGGTTCAAGCATTGGGCATGGATTACCTGGGCCTGACGCTGCATCTGCATATCGCTGCCCATAGCCCGCAGGTTGTGCTCTACAACAACTATCCACCCGAGTGGAACACACGTTACCAGCAGGGTAATTTCTTCACCATAGACCCAATAGTGTCAAAGTGCCACAAAACGCTCAAGCCGTTGGTCTGGAACGACGACCTGTTCCGTGAAGTACCGCACATGCGTGAAGCGGCGACCCGCCATGGCATCACCCACGGCTGGACCCAGTCGGTATTCGACCAACGGCATAACCAAAGCCAGCTGAGCGTGTGCCGCGGCAATGGAGTGGTCGGCGTGGAAGAAGTCTATGAGAAGGGGTCGCTGGTGATGTGGCTGTGCAGCACATTGCACGCAACACTCAGCGAGTACCACCTGGAGAAGTTCAGCCCGACACCTCATTTGAGCGAGCGTGAACTGGAAGTGCTGAAGTGGTCGGCAGCCGGCAAGACTGCGTCAGACGTGGCGACCATCCTGTCACTGTCGACCAGCACGGTGAACTTCCATATTCGCAGCGTGATCGGCAAGACCAACGCCGCCAACAAGGCTGGAGCCATCGCCATCGCCGCCCTGCGTGGCCTGCTCTGACAGCCCATCCCCCTTCGGTATGCAAAGCCCTGTAGAATCGCCTACCGCAAGCCTGCCGCACAGCGCGCCAGGCAGATTCGCAGCTGAGCCCATGTCATGCCCCTGTTCAACAGCCCCTTCGCCGACCTCGACCTGATCCGCCAGCCGGAGCAGGCCAACGACCCGCTGCTGGCTTTCGATGCCGCCGACCAGTATCTGCTGGAACACCTGGCGACCCAACTGCCGGTCGCCAACGGCAAGGTACTGGTGCTCAATGACAGCTTCGGCGCCCTGGCGGCCAGCCTGGCTGGCCAGTTGGAGGTGATCAGCAGCGGTGACTCGCACCTGGCGCGCATGGCGCTGGAGAAGAACCTGGCACGTAACGGCAAGGGCTTTGACAGCGTGCCGTTCGTTCCTGCCAACGAAGCCTGGCAAGGCCCGTTCGACCGGGTGCTGGTGCGGGTGCCCAAAACCCTGGCACTGCTCGAAGAGCAACTGATCCGCCTGCAGGGCCAGTTGGCTCCAGGTGCCCAGGTGATCGCCGGCGCCATGATCAAGCACCTGCCCCGTGCTGCGGGCGACCTGATGGAGAAGTACATCGGGCCGGTCCAGGCTTCGCTGGCGCAGAAAAAGGCCCGCCTGCTCACCGCCACCGTCGCCGAGCGCCCATTGGCGCGCTCTCCCTACCCTAGCCGCTACCGCCTGGACAGCCCCGCCCTGGAGCTGGTCAATCATGCCAACGTGTTCTGCCGCGAAGGGCTGGATATTGGCACCCGCGCCTTCCTGCCCCACCTGCCGCGCAACCTGGGCCAGGCACGGGTCGCGGACCTGGGCTGCGGCAACGGCGTGCTGGCCATCGCCAATGCCCTGGCCAACCCCGATGCCCACTACACATTGGTGGACGAGTCGTACATGGCAGTGCAGTCGGCCCGTGACAACTGGCAGGCGGCGCTGGGCGAACGTACAGCCGAGTTTTACGCAGCCGATGGCTTGGCCGGGCAAGAAAAGCAGTCGCTGGATGTGGTGCTGTGCAACCCGCCATTCCACCAGCAGCAGGTGGTCGGCGACTTCCTCGCCTGGCGGATGTTCCAGCAAGCCCGTGAGGCGCTGGTGGTAGGGGGGGCGTTGTATATCGTCGGCAACCGGCACCTGGGCTATCACAGCAAGCTGGCGCGGTTGTTCCGTGGCGTCGAGCAGGTGGCGGCAACACCGAAGTTCGTGGTGTTGAAAGCCCGGAAATGAAAAGGGCCGCTGTGCGGCCCATCGCGGGTAAACCCGCTCCTACAGGAACTGCGCCGAACCAGAGTCTTCGCGCAATCCTGTAGGAGACAGCCTTGCTGGCGAACAGCGACAACGCCGGCGCCAAACACTGCGATGTCGTAATCCGCGGATCAGTGGGTACTCAACCCCGCCGCGCTCATGAACATGCGCATGCCATAAGCCACCACCCCCAGCGCCGCGACACTCAGCGCCCAGATCAGCACTAGCCAGCCCAGGCGTTGCCACAGCGGCTTCTTCTCTTCGATGTTCATCACGGCGCGCTCCTAGTGATAGCCATCTTCATGGGTCACCTTGCCGCGGAACACGTAGTAGCTCCAGTAGGTGTAACCCAGGATGAACGGCAAGATGAACAGCGTGCCCACCAGCATGAAGCCCTGGCTCTGCGGCGGCGCCGCGGCGTCCCAGATGCTGATCGACGGGGGGATGATGTTCGGCCACAGGCTGATGCCCAACCCGCTGTAGCCCAGGAAGATCAGCACCAGGGTCAACAGGAACGGCGTGTAGTGCGCGTTACGCGCCACCGCCCGCAGCAAGCCGTAGAAGGTCACCAGCACCAGGATCGGCACCGGCATGAACCAGACCAGGTTGGGCATGCTGAACCAGCGCTCGGCGATCTGTGGGTAGGCGATCGGCGTCCACAGGCTGACGATGCCGATCACCGCCAGTAGCACCAGCGCCAGGGGCCGGGCGATGTCATGCATCTTCTGCTGCAGCGGTCCCTCGGTCTTCATGATCAGCCAGGTGCAACCCAGCAGGGTATAGGCCACGATCAGGCCCAGGCCGCAGAACAGCGTGAACGGAGTCAGCCAGTCCAGGGTGCCGCCGGCGAACTTGCGGTCGACCACCTTGAAGCCTTCGATGAAGGCGCCCAGGGCCACGCCCTGGAAGAAGGTCGCCACCAGCGAACCCCAGATGAACGCCTTGTCCCAGATATGCCGCCGGTTGGCGCGGGCCTTGAAGCGGAACTCGAAGGCCACGCCCCGGAAGATCAGGCCCACCAGCATCAGGATCAACGGCAGGTACAGCGCCTCGAGCACCACCGAATAGGCCAGCGGGAAGGCGCCGAACAGCGCAGCGCCACCCAGTACCAACCAGGTCTCATTGCCGTCCCAGACCGGGGCGACGGTGTTCATCATCACATCGCGATCACGCTCTTCGTTGACGAAGGGGAAAAGCATGCCGATGCCCAGGTCGAAACCATCCATCACGACGTACATCATGACGCCGAAGATGATGATCACGGCCCAGATCAGCGGAAGATCGATACCCATCTCAGTTCCCCTTGTTCAGGCTGGCGGAGTCGGCCTCGTGGCCATCGTCGGCGGCGGACAGCGGTCGCGCCGGCGTGCGTTGCTGGCCAGGGCCACCCGGGGTGTGCTCCTCGCCTTCGCCGGTCTTCGGCCCCTTGCGCACCAGGCGCATCATGTAGCCGATGCCGGTACCGAACAGGGCGAAGTAGACCACCACGAACATCACCAGGGTGAAGCCCAACTGCGCATAGCTGTGGTTGGACACCCCATCGGCGGTGCGCATCAGGCCATAGACCACCCACGGCTGGCGCCCCACCTCGGTGGTGAACCAGCCGGCGAGGATGGCGATCAGCCCCGAAGGTCCCATCCACAGGGTGAGGTAGAGGAATGGCCGCGAGCTGTACAGCGTGCCGCGCTTGCGCAGCCACAGGCTCCACAAGCCGACCAGGATCATCAGCATGCCCAGCCCGACCATGATCCGGAACGACCAGAACACGATGGTCGAGTTGGGCCGGTCCTCAGCTGGGAATTCCTTCATCGCCGGGACTTGCTTGTCCAGGCTGTGGGTGAGGATCAGGCTGCCCAGCGCCGGGATCTCGACTTTGAAGCGCGTGGTCTCGGCTTTCATGTCGGGGATGCCGAACAGGATCAGCGGGGTCGGCTCACCGGGCTTGTTCTCCCAGTGGCCTTCGATGGCAGCGATCTTCACCGGCTGGTGCTTGAGGGTGTTGAGGCCATGGAAGTCACCGATCACCGCCTGCACCGGCGCGACGATCAGCGCCATCCACATGGCCATCGACAGCATCTTGCGCACCGCCGGGTTGTCACGCCCGCGCAGCAGGTGCCAAGCCGCCGACGAACCGACGAAGAACGCGGTGGCGACGAAGGCCGCGGTGGCCATGTGCATCAGGCGATAGGGGAACGATGGGTTGAAGATCACGGCGAACCAGTCCACCGGGATCACCTGGCCATTGACGATCTCGTAGCCCTGGGGGGTCTGCATCCAGCTGTTGGAGGCGAGGATCCAGAACGTCGACACCAGCGTGCCAAGCGCCACCATGCAGGTGGCGAAGAAGTGCAGGCCGCGGCCGACACGGTTCCAGCCGAACAGCATGACACCGAGGAACCCGGCCTCGAGGAAGAAGGCGGTCAGTACCTCGTAGGTGAGCAGAGGGCCGGTGATGGAGCCGGCGAAATCGGAGAACTGGCTCCAGTTCGTACCGAACTGATAGGCCATGACCAGGCCGGAGACCACGCCCATGCCGAAGTTGACGGCGAAGATCTTCGACCAGAAGTGGTAGAGGTCACGGTAGGTATTGTTGCCAGTCTTCAGCCAAAGACCTTCGAGTACTGCCAGGTAGCTCGCCAGGCCAATGGTGATGGCTGGGAACAGGATGTGAAAGGACACGGTAAAGGCAAACTGGATTCGGGCGAGCTCTAGGGCTTCTAATCCGAACATGGTGCTTCCTCTTCAGATAATCCGGCGGCCGGGCTCAAGGCCCTGGCGCCCACTGCCCCCACGGGATGTCGAGTGTGGCCTGTTCTTTTTGTTCTGTTCGATCGCAGGGATTCCGGCCCGAAGGCCAAATCGTTGCTTGTGGAACGATTGATCCAGATCAACGACTGTTTGGAAGCATAGTCCTGAATGACCTATCCGGATGTGTGGTTGATTGCCGCGTGACCCATTGCCTCACCCTCTTTTGCGAAGTGCCGGGGACTGATCCACTCGGCTTTCAGCAACCAATTGTTACAAACAGATGTTACTCTTCAGCCCCCTCTAGCACCGAGGTCGCAGGCTCCCCGATGTCCGATTCCGCCCCGCAATTGCTGCGCCATCACCGCCCTTTCATTGCCTTCTGGCTGGCCCGCGTGTTCACCGCCAGTGGCTTCCAGATGCTCACCGTGGCCATCGGCTGGCACCTCTACCAATTGACCGGCAATGTGCTCGACCTGGGCCTGGTCGGCCTGGCCGAGTTCGCCCCCCGCGTGCTGTTCATGCTGCACACCGGCCACGTCGCCGACCGCTACGACCGGCGCAAGGTCGCTGCCCTGTGCCAGACCCTGCAGGCGCTGATCGCCCTGACGCTGGCCCTGGGCAGTGCCACCGACAGCGTCAGCCGCGAGCTGATCTTCGTGCTGGCCTTCCTGCTCGGCGCCACCCGCTCGTTCGAGATGCCGGCAACCCAGGCCTTGCTGCCCAACGTGGTGCCGCCCGGGCTGTTCCCACGCGCGGTGGCGGCTTCGGCCTCGGCTTCCCAGGCGGCCACCATTGTTGCCCCGGCAGTGGGTGGCCTGCTGTATGCCTTCGGCAGCACCTGGGTGTATGGCCCGACCGTGGGCCTGTATGTGATTGCCTGCCTGCTTACCTTGAGCCTGGACGCCCGCCAGCAGATCCCGCAACGCGGCCGCGCCAGTCTCGACTCGCTGCTGGCCGGGATCCGCTTCATCCGTAGCCGCCCGGACATCCTCGGCGCCATCTCGCTGGACCTGTTCGCCGTGCTGCTGGGCGGCGCCACCGCGCTGCTGCCGGTGTTCGCCAAGGACATCCTGCTCACCGGCGCCTGGGGCCTGGGCCTGCTGCGTTCGGCGCCCGCCGTCGGTGCACTGCTGATGTCACTGTGGCTGGCGCGCTTCCCGGTGGAACGCAAGGTAGGGCTGACCATGTTCACCGCGGTGGGTGTGTTCGGAGTGGCGACCATCGCCTTCGGCCTCTCGACCTCCTTCTGGTTCTCCCTGGCGGTGCTGGTGGTACTGGGTGCAGCGGACATGATCAGCATGGTCATCCGCAGCGCCTTCGTGCAGTTGGAGACACCAGACGAGATGCGCGGCCGGGTGAGCGCCGTGAATGGGTTGTTCATCGGTGCCTCGAATCAGCTCGGCGAGTTCGAATCGGGCATCACCGCACACTGGTTTGGCACAGTACCGGCGGTGGTGCTCGGTGGCGTAGGCACGCTGGTGGTAACGGGAGTGTGGATGAAGCTGTTCCCGACCTTGACCCATCGCGACCGCATGCACCAAGGCCCCCTGTAGGAGCCAGCCTTGCTGGCGAAGCGTTTCCCCGCCAGGCCGCTCCTCCCGAATGGCCATAGGCCCCCGCCATCCATGCTGGTATGATGCGCGGCTTTTTTCCGCCCCGCACAAAACCACGGCATCCGGTACGGTCTGTGCTTTGCTGTTGGGGTCGATACATTCACGGCGCGAGGGCGCCCTGGGGAGCAGGCATGCTGGAAAGGCTGTTTCAACTGAAAGCACACAACACCAACGTGCGCACCGAGATTCTCGCGGGCGTCACCACCTTCCTGGCCATGGCCTACATCCTGTTCGTCAACCCGAGCATCCTCGGCGAGACCGGCATGGACAAGGGCGCGATCTTCGTCGCCACCTGCCTGGCCGCGGCCATCGGCTCGGTGACCATGGGCATCATCGCCAACTACCCGATCGCCCTGGCACCGGGCATGGGCCTGAACGCCTTCTTCACCTACACCGTGGTCCTGCACATGGGCCACACCTGGCAGGTGGCGCTGGGTGCGGTGTTCCTCTCCGCCGTGCTGTTCTTCCTGCTGTCGATCTTCCGCATCCGCGAATGGATCGTGAACAGCATCCCGCTGCCGCTGCGCTCGGCCATCGCCGCCGGTATCGGCCTGTTCCTGGCGTTGATCGCCTTGCATAACGCCGGCATCGTCGTCGATAACCAGGCCACCCTGGTGGGTTTGGGCGACCTCAAGCAGCCGGCGCCGATTCTCGCCACCCTGGGTTTCTTCCTGATCGTCGCCCTTGAAGCGATGAAAGTGCGTGGCGCCGTGCTGATCGGCATCCTCGCCGTGACCGTGGCCTCGATCGCCATGGGCGTCACCCCATTCGGTGGCGTGGTGTCGATGCCGCCGTCGCTGGCCCCGACCTTCCTGCAGCTGGACATCAAGGGCGCCCTGGACGTCGGCCTGATCAGCGTGATCTTCGCCTTCCTGTTCGTCGACTTGTTCGACAACTCCGGTACCCTGATCGGCGTGGCCAAGCGCGCCGGCCTGATGGGCAAGGACGGCCACATGCCGAAGATGGGCCGCGCCCTGATCGCCGACAGCACCGCCGCCATGGCCGGCTCGCTGCTGGGCACCTCGACCACCACCAGCTACATCGAATCCGCCGCAGGCGTGAGTGCCGGTGGCCGCACCGGCCTGACCGCCATCGTGGTGGCCATCCTGTTCCTGCTGGCGCTGTTCTTCGCCCCGCTGGCTGGTAGCGTGCCGGCCTTCGCCACTGCGCCTGCGCTGCTGTTCGTCGCCGTGCTGATGGCCTCGGGCCTGGCCGAGATCAACTGGGACGACGTCACCGAGGCCGCACCGGTGGTGGTCACCGCCCTGGCCATGCCGTTGACCTACTCGATCGCCAACGGCATCGCCTTCGGCTTCATCGCCTGGACCGCCATCAAGCTGCTGTCCGGCCGTCGCCAGGACCTGAACCCGGCGCTGGTGATCCTGTCCATTCTGTTCGTCATCAAGCTGGGCTGGTTCAACGCATGAGTGCTGTCTTCGACCCGACGCAATACGACGCGCAACTGGCGGCCAAGGTCGCCCGCCTGCGCGAGCTGCTGGCACCGTTCGGCGCCCCGGAGCCGGCAGTGTTCGACTCGCCGCGCGAGCACTACCGCCTGCGCGCGGAGTTCCGCCTGTGGCGCGAAGACGGCCAGCGCCACTATGCGATGTTCGCCCCGGGCGAGAAGCACAAGGCGATCCTGATCGACGACTTCCCCATCGCCAGCCAGCGCATCAATGAATTGATGCCGCGCCTGAAAGCCGCCTGGCAGGGCAACGAAGACCTGAACAACCGCCTGTTCCAGGTCGAGTTCCTCACCACCCTGGCCGGTGATGCGATGGTCACGTTGTGCTACCACCGCCCACTGGATGACGCCTGGGAAGCGGCCGCGCAGCAGCTGGCCAGCGACCTGAACGTCAGCGTGATCGGCCGCTCGAAGGGCAAGCGCCTGGTGATCGGCCGCGACTACGCGGTAGAGAAGCTGGCCATCGCCGGCCGCACCTTCAGCTA includes the following:
- a CDS encoding methyltransferase; translation: MPLFNSPFADLDLIRQPEQANDPLLAFDAADQYLLEHLATQLPVANGKVLVLNDSFGALAASLAGQLEVISSGDSHLARMALEKNLARNGKGFDSVPFVPANEAWQGPFDRVLVRVPKTLALLEEQLIRLQGQLAPGAQVIAGAMIKHLPRAAGDLMEKYIGPVQASLAQKKARLLTATVAERPLARSPYPSRYRLDSPALELVNHANVFCREGLDIGTRAFLPHLPRNLGQARVADLGCGNGVLAIANALANPDAHYTLVDESYMAVQSARDNWQAALGERTAEFYAADGLAGQEKQSLDVVLCNPPFHQQQVVGDFLAWRMFQQAREALVVGGALYIVGNRHLGYHSKLARLFRGVEQVAATPKFVVLKARK
- a CDS encoding DUF2474 domain-containing protein; this encodes MNIEEKKPLWQRLGWLVLIWALSVAALGVVAYGMRMFMSAAGLSTH
- the cydB gene encoding cytochrome d ubiquinol oxidase subunit II, encoding MGIDLPLIWAVIIIFGVMMYVVMDGFDLGIGMLFPFVNEERDRDVMMNTVAPVWDGNETWLVLGGAALFGAFPLAYSVVLEALYLPLILMLVGLIFRGVAFEFRFKARANRRHIWDKAFIWGSLVATFFQGVALGAFIEGFKVVDRKFAGGTLDWLTPFTLFCGLGLIVAYTLLGCTWLIMKTEGPLQQKMHDIARPLALVLLAVIGIVSLWTPIAYPQIAERWFSMPNLVWFMPVPILVLVTFYGLLRAVARNAHYTPFLLTLVLIFLGYSGLGISLWPNIIPPSISIWDAAAPPQSQGFMLVGTLFILPFILGYTYWSYYVFRGKVTHEDGYH
- a CDS encoding cytochrome ubiquinol oxidase subunit I; this encodes MFGLEALELARIQFAFTVSFHILFPAITIGLASYLAVLEGLWLKTGNNTYRDLYHFWSKIFAVNFGMGVVSGLVMAYQFGTNWSQFSDFAGSITGPLLTYEVLTAFFLEAGFLGVMLFGWNRVGRGLHFFATCMVALGTLVSTFWILASNSWMQTPQGYEIVNGQVIPVDWFAVIFNPSFPYRLMHMATAAFVATAFFVGSSAAWHLLRGRDNPAVRKMLSMAMWMALIVAPVQAVIGDFHGLNTLKHQPVKIAAIEGHWENKPGEPTPLILFGIPDMKAETTRFKVEIPALGSLILTHSLDKQVPAMKEFPAEDRPNSTIVFWSFRIMVGLGMLMILVGLWSLWLRKRGTLYSSRPFLYLTLWMGPSGLIAILAGWFTTEVGRQPWVVYGLMRTADGVSNHSYAQLGFTLVMFVVVYFALFGTGIGYMMRLVRKGPKTGEGEEHTPGGPGQQRTPARPLSAADDGHEADSASLNKGN
- a CDS encoding MFS transporter, with amino-acid sequence MSDSAPQLLRHHRPFIAFWLARVFTASGFQMLTVAIGWHLYQLTGNVLDLGLVGLAEFAPRVLFMLHTGHVADRYDRRKVAALCQTLQALIALTLALGSATDSVSRELIFVLAFLLGATRSFEMPATQALLPNVVPPGLFPRAVAASASASQAATIVAPAVGGLLYAFGSTWVYGPTVGLYVIACLLTLSLDARQQIPQRGRASLDSLLAGIRFIRSRPDILGAISLDLFAVLLGGATALLPVFAKDILLTGAWGLGLLRSAPAVGALLMSLWLARFPVERKVGLTMFTAVGVFGVATIAFGLSTSFWFSLAVLVVLGAADMISMVIRSAFVQLETPDEMRGRVSAVNGLFIGASNQLGEFESGITAHWFGTVPAVVLGGVGTLVVTGVWMKLFPTLTHRDRMHQGPL
- a CDS encoding NCS2 family permease → MLERLFQLKAHNTNVRTEILAGVTTFLAMAYILFVNPSILGETGMDKGAIFVATCLAAAIGSVTMGIIANYPIALAPGMGLNAFFTYTVVLHMGHTWQVALGAVFLSAVLFFLLSIFRIREWIVNSIPLPLRSAIAAGIGLFLALIALHNAGIVVDNQATLVGLGDLKQPAPILATLGFFLIVALEAMKVRGAVLIGILAVTVASIAMGVTPFGGVVSMPPSLAPTFLQLDIKGALDVGLISVIFAFLFVDLFDNSGTLIGVAKRAGLMGKDGHMPKMGRALIADSTAAMAGSLLGTSTTTSYIESAAGVSAGGRTGLTAIVVAILFLLALFFAPLAGSVPAFATAPALLFVAVLMASGLAEINWDDVTEAAPVVVTALAMPLTYSIANGIAFGFIAWTAIKLLSGRRQDLNPALVILSILFVIKLGWFNA